The genomic stretch GCTGCTGAATACGAAGCTGTCCAGTTATACATGCAGCTGGCAGAATCCACTGATAATAAATTAGCCCAAGAAGTTCTCAAAGATATAGCCGACGAAGAGCGGGTGCACGCCGGTGAATTTTTAAGGTTATTATACGAATTATCACCTGATGAGACAAAGCTTTATGAGCAAGGTGCAGCCGAAGTTGAGGAATTAATTGAAGGTATGAAAAAGAGTTAATTGGTCAGTAGTTTTAAAATACTTGCCATTCGTCATCATCGACGGGTGGCCTTTTTATTTGATTGGGACGGGGTAGGGCGGGCCGTGCTGATAGATAAATATGATCTACCCGCCAACCAGAAGCGGAGTAGAAAAAAGAATTTTATCGCCGTTATTTAGTTTTTCATTAAAACCCGGTAAGTTGACTTTTTTTCCATTAACAAGCACCCACGCGGTTATGCGTAGCTTGTTATCATGATCTAACACCTTTATCCAAAAACATTGCCCGTACTTTTCGTCAATTATATTTACCAAATCCCACAAAGTCCGCCCGCTTTCCAGCTGTAGCGCCTCCCGCCGGCAAAAACCGGCGGCAGCGCAAAATATAGAATAGTACTCAACACTTACCGTGATCACAGTCTCACCCCCGGGTGCCGGCAGGCACTTCCAAATTCAGCGCTCGCAGCTTTTCCGGCTTGGGAATACCGTTTTCATCCCAGCCCCTAAGGGAGTAATATTCAGCCAGCATTTCCTCGTATTTTTTCCTGTCCAACTTCATGCCTTGCGCGGGACCGCTGGATATGGGCTCTTCCAGCAGCCTGCGAGGTGGCAGATCATCTTCTTTTGTGATTCCCTCCCGCATAATAAAAAGGCGTTCTAAATTCCAAATCCTTTCTCCCGCTTGCTCCAGCTCTTCCGGAGTAAGATTCCAGCCGGTGGCTGTGGACAAGAGTTTGGTAAAGTGCCTTGGCAGCAGAGGTTTCAAAGCAATGCCCTCTAATTTACACAGGCCCAGGGAGTCCACAACGCAATGCCAGTTCTCGTGCCAGTACATGAGTCGGGCTTTGGTTGCATACTGCTGCGAATATTCCGGAGTTATTTCTATACCAACTTCCTCTTTAATATCTCCGGCATAAACATCGGGAGCCACCTCATACAGAGGTAACCCTTTTAGATGATCTCCTCCCCGGGGGGATACCGCAAAGGACAAAGCCATCCCCTTAGTGCCCCTTATATCCACCGCCGGGTAATCCATGCCCTTACTATGAACCACAAACTCTTCACCGCCTACATTTTTGGACGCTATAGGGGCACCTTCAGCCAGTAAATTAACTGCCCCTTGCCTAAAGGCAATTTTATTGATTAATTCCACTATTGCTCCGTGATCTCCCCATTTAAGCTCTCCGTCAAGGTTTTCACGGCTTAAAATCCCCTTCTCATAACATTCCATGGCCCAGGCGATGGTGTTGCCGGTTGATATTGTGTCCAGACCCAGTTGATTGCAAAGCATGTTGGCGTGTAATACCGCATCCAGATTATCATTGCCGCACTTGGAGCCGAAAGCGGTAACCGATTCGTATTCCGGGCCTTCCCCTGCAGTTCCGGCATAGTGGCCTTCATTGACCTGGCAAAAACGGCTGCAGCTAACCGGGCAATTGTAGCATCCTTTATTTTTGATAACCCGTTTCTCCATTATAGTTTCTCCACGTAAGTTTTCCGCCCCGTCAAAAGTTGAAGCCTGGAAATTTCGGGTGGGTAAAAAGCCCAAGAGCTGGGCCAAACCGGTAATGGCCGTAGTGCCAAAAGTGCTGGCCACCTCATACAAGGGATCTTTTAAAATGGCATCTACAGCCTCGTCCACCGCTTCCTTGAATGCAGCGGGGGTGGCCACTCTAACCCCGCGGTCACCCCGCACGGCAATGCCCTTTAAATTCTTAGCTCCCATTACCGCACCGGGGCCACAGCGGGCTGCTGCCCGGGCATGATTACATATAATAGCGGCGAAACGCACCAGGTTCTCCCCGGCCGGGCCGATGCAAGCAACTTGCGCCGAGTTCTGCGCTATCTCCTGCTTTATAATATCATCCGTCTCCCAGGTGTTTTTTCCCCACAGGTGACGGGCATCCTTTATTTCCACCCGGTCATTATCTATCCAGAGGTACACGGGGTGGTCTGCCTTACCGGTGATCACGATATGGTCATAGCCTGCCAGCTTAAGCTCCGGCCCCCAGTGCCCGCCGCAATTGGAATCACCGAAAATGCCGGTCAGTGGAGACTTAAAAGTCACAGTAAACCTCCCGGAGCAAGGGGCCAGCGTCCCCGCCAGTGGGCCCACACCGAAAATAAGAGGGGCCTTAGGGTCATACGGATTAATGCCGGGCGGCACCATTTCATACAAAAGGCGAGCGTTTATCCCTGACTGCCCCAAATAATTAAAGGCCAGATACTGCGGCAGCTCTTTTTTGCTTACCGTTTGTGAAGTTAAGTCAACCTCCAGTATAGTTCCGCTCCACCCAAACCATTTATTAGTCAACTTTACTCACCTCCTCCGCTATTTTTAAAGCCCCGAAAAGACAGGTAGATACACAGAGAGGCTCTTCCTCCGCCCCCCGCCCCGGGGAAACCTTGCCGCAAAACTGATCCAAACACTGCTGATTTAGCACAGGGTAATCCTTTCCTTCCTCCTCCAACTTCATGATGCGAATCCCGGCCATCCGGGGATTTACCGTCCCCAGGGAAGCATCCCATGAACAGGCCACCTCGCACCGGCGACATCCCCTGCACTTTTCAGGAAAAACCTCAATCATTGGTTTGTTGTACATGTCTTCGTCCTCCTTTTTATGCAAAATAAAAAGCCCCGACCCTTTTAAATAAAGGGCCGGGACTTTACCATCATCTCCGGTTGAAACTTCCTTCGGGCAGGTCTCCTGGCTCCCGGGCAACGCCCCTGCCGCCTTCCCGACGTAGCAAGGACCTTATTTCAGACCCTTTTGTTACACCCGTGGCACACTGACAGGCACTTCCCGGTTACAGTGGCGGGACCGCTCAGGATTCTCACCTGATTCCCTATTCTCCCCGCAAGGGGGCACCCGAAGGAGGTTTGGATTTACGCGTCCTTCATCTACGCGCCTTTCATTTCTAGTTACTAGTTCTCTTTCCTGAAAAGTTTTCCTGCTGCTTGGTTTAAAAAAACAGCTCTAACACTTTATCTTGTTTCTCATTTGGAGCATTTAATAATATAAATCATACGCTCGTTGGGCAAACTCTGTACGGAAATCAAGTAATGAGGTGGTTCGTCATGGCACAAAAATCACTATATATAGAAAAGAATGTTGGCCCAATAGATCAAGGTGTTCGTATAATACTGGGCACTTCTTTAATTATACTTCCTGCTGCTTTTAAGTGGCCGGCATGGGAAATTGCAGTTTTGGCGGCAATCGGCGGCTCATCGATTATCGAAGGTATTACTGCTTATTGACTTGTGTTGGATCTCCTAGGGTGGTCTACCCTTGACAAAGATGAAGTTGAGAGTTAACAAAGGATGTTTAAATTTGAAGCTTTTACTTGAAAAAAAATAACCCGGGAATTATGTCGCCCCCGGGCTTTTTATGCGTGTAGTATAACTCGCTAAGGATTATTGTGGTAACGGTATGAATTGTTGGCTGTTAAGGGGAAAATTTGTATATGAGATGGTCTTAGTTTTTGGTATTTATTAGAATGCGCTGGCCATTTTGTGATTTTGCCCACATATACTTATTGCCTCCGGCTCTTTTGGCTTCGTAAAGGGCCATATCTGCAGAAGTGATTAGTGCCATCTGTGTATCCTGGCTGTTGTTTGGGTACATGCAAGCAACGCCACAGCTAACAGTTAATCTGTTCCATGAAGAGTGAGGGTGTTTAATGTTTAACTCTTTTACGGATTCACACACACATTCGGCTAGGTGAATAGCACCTTTAAGGTCCCTCCTCTGGCGGCCCGTTTCCATTCCCGCATTAGGAATTCATCAAAGAAACGCCTGTTGTTTATATTCGTTAGCCCATCCAATGGTTCATCCCACCAATACTATTATTAATTTGTAGTTTCAATATCCAATTACAAATTTCCTTTTATATAGCAAAGAGCCAAGATTGTCATTCTGAGTGCAAAAAAAACAAGGATCTCCAATTATTGCCATTCTTTACAGACATCAATCCATGAAGAATAATTTGAATATTTTTCAAGTTCTTCCATTGTTAATTCAATTGCACTATTACTACTTCCACAAGCCGGGAATACAGTCTTAAATCGTTTTAGGGACTTATCAAGGTAAACAGTGACACCATCATTAATACCGAAAGGACATACGCCACCAACAGCATGTCCTGTGAAGTCAATTACCTCGTCTGGCGTAAGCATTTTTGCCTTTGTTGAAAATTGTGCTTTGTATTTGGAATTATCGATTTTAGCGTCACCTGCAACTACAATTAAAATAGCTTTCCCATCTACCCTAAAGGACAATGTTTTTCCTATTCTTTTAGGTTCACAACCCACTGCCTGTGCAGCCAATTCAACCGTTGCACTTGAAACATCAAATTCCAGTATTTTATCTACCATGTCATATTGCTTAAAATATTCTTTTACTTTTTCTATTGCCATTATAAATCCTCCATATACGACTTGTGTATTAGTCCGTGAAATCGATTACCACCTCTAGAACCGCCAACAGTGCCAGAGCTGATACTTATCGGCATTTTCACTATTTTTACATTTTAAGACTGATTTCCTGCAAATTTGTCCCCCCAAAAATATTGCCCCAATACTTCCGATTAAACCCTTTGATAGCCGTCCGCTTGCTTCCTGGCTCACGGGTGCCCGCCCTTTTTAAAATTTTGAGGGAAAAAAAATTGTAAAATCCTAAGAAAGCAAATATAATTAGTGTATATAAATGTAGTGTGAAATCGAAACTAAGAGTTATCTTGAGTGCAAATCATTTAATGCAAAGGAGGCATAGTCAGCGTTTCAATGTACACAATTGTATTTATAAGCGAGTATTTTTTTTTACATAATCATAGTGATTGAATTCACTAATTTGAGATATGTTCTAATTAATTATCTAACGACTATAGGAGATGATTAAAATAAAAATTAGTAATAATCCAAAAGCAAATGGCGGTGCCCCTTTGGGAATCGAGCCAGTAAATAACTTTGCTGCAGAAGGCCGTAGATTGGGTTTTGCTTTTTTGGGGATAGCCCTTTTTTCACTCTTTTATTTTATGCCCGCCCTGCCGCCGGCTATTGACCCGACCGGCAAGGTATTTGAATTAGCCCGGGAAGCGCAGTTGGCCATTGGACTTTTTCTCCTGGCTGGAACATGGTGGGTTTTTGAGGTGATACCCATCGGTGTTACTAGTATTACTATCGGAGTTTTTCAAGCGGCCTTTATGATTCGCCCGGCAACAGACGCATTTGCCAATTTTATGGATCCTTCGGTATTATTCATTCTGGGCTCATTGTTGATAGGCCTGGCATTTACCAAAGCCGGTATCACCACGCGGCTGGCCTTCAAGATGCTCGCTATCGTGGGTAATGATACTAGAAAGATTTTGCTCGGTGTCTTTGTTGTCACTGCCGCTCTTACTCATGTAATGGCTCATACAGCGGTAGCGGCTACAATGTATCCTATGATGCTGGTCATTATGACTATGTACGGAAATGAGGATAAGCCCAGCAATTTTGGTAAAGCAATGTTCATCGGCATGGCTTATGCAGCCGGTGCCGGCAGTATGGTTACAATGCTGGGTGCGGCCCGGGCGCCGGTGGCGATAGGTTTTTTTCAGGAATTTACCGGTAACACTGTTACTTTTATTGAATTGTCTAAGGTGATGCTACCCTTTGGTTGGGTCACTGTGTTCTTGGTTTGGTTTTTGTTGTGCTATGTTTTCTATAAACCGGAAAAGCAAAAGATAGAAGGTATGCAGGAAAAGGTGGATGAAGTTAAATCACAGCTGGGGCCCATGACGGTAAAAGAAATATTTGTTATTTTTCTAACACTGTCTGTGGTAGCTGTCTTGGCACTGCAAAACTTTATTCCGGCTTTAGCGAGCATGAACAAGGCGGTTCCCATGTTGGTAGCGGGTATATTGTTATTCATGATTAAGTTGTTTACTGTGGAAGACCTGGAAAAAGGCGTTCCCTGGAACATAGTTCTGCTTTTCGGTGGGGCTATGAGTATCGGTTACGCCTTATGGGAGACCGGTGCTGCGCACTGGATGGCCGTTAACTGGCTGGCTATGTTTGAAAATGCTCATTGGCTGGTTTTTGTGCTGGCTATTGCCTTCCTGGTGGCCATTATGACCAACTTTATTATGAATGTGGCGGCCATAGCCATCACTTTACCGGTGGCACTGGTCGTTGCGGAATATATGGGAGTGAACCCATACCTTATATTGTATTCTGCACTAACTATGGCTGCTCTACCATTCTTGCTATTGGTTGGCGCGGCACCCAACGCCATTGCTTACCAATCTAAACAATTTACCACCGGTCAATTCTTTATGGTGGGTATACCATTCACCCTAATCGTACTGGCCATGGTGGCCCTTTTTGCACTGGTGATTTGGCCGTTACTAGGTGTCCCGGCGCTAGTAAGCTAGTAGTTCCCGGGCTGAAAAAAACAACCGTCTACCCGGCGTATTTCTACTGCATGGCCATAATCGTTTGACGAGAAAGTATTCCTGATCACACTCATTGTTGTTAATGTCAACTTTAACCCTATAAGAACTACAAATGTAAATTCGGTCCCACTTCAGTCAGACCTGCCACGGGAACCGTATCCGTGGCAGGTCTTATAAACATAACCGGGAGCCTATATTAAAC from Bacillota bacterium encodes the following:
- a CDS encoding SLC13/DASS family transporter, with the translated sequence MIKIKISNNPKANGGAPLGIEPVNNFAAEGRRLGFAFLGIALFSLFYFMPALPPAIDPTGKVFELAREAQLAIGLFLLAGTWWVFEVIPIGVTSITIGVFQAAFMIRPATDAFANFMDPSVLFILGSLLIGLAFTKAGITTRLAFKMLAIVGNDTRKILLGVFVVTAALTHVMAHTAVAATMYPMMLVIMTMYGNEDKPSNFGKAMFIGMAYAAGAGSMVTMLGAARAPVAIGFFQEFTGNTVTFIELSKVMLPFGWVTVFLVWFLLCYVFYKPEKQKIEGMQEKVDEVKSQLGPMTVKEIFVIFLTLSVVAVLALQNFIPALASMNKAVPMLVAGILLFMIKLFTVEDLEKGVPWNIVLLFGGAMSIGYALWETGAAHWMAVNWLAMFENAHWLVFVLAIAFLVAIMTNFIMNVAAIAITLPVALVVAEYMGVNPYLILYSALTMAALPFLLLVGAAPNAIAYQSKQFTTGQFFMVGIPFTLIVLAMVALFALVIWPLLGVPALVS
- a CDS encoding YbaK/EbsC family protein; the protein is MAIEKVKEYFKQYDMVDKILEFDVSSATVELAAQAVGCEPKRIGKTLSFRVDGKAILIVVAGDAKIDNSKYKAQFSTKAKMLTPDEVIDFTGHAVGGVCPFGINDGVTVYLDKSLKRFKTVFPACGSSNSAIELTMEELEKYSNYSSWIDVCKEWQ
- a CDS encoding diguanylate cyclase, coding for MDGLTNINNRRFFDEFLMREWKRAARGGTLKVLFT
- a CDS encoding DUF2892 domain-containing protein, with protein sequence MRWFVMAQKSLYIEKNVGPIDQGVRIILGTSLIILPAAFKWPAWEIAVLAAIGGSSIIEGITAY
- a CDS encoding MoaD/ThiS family protein — protein: MITVSVEYYSIFCAAAGFCRREALQLESGRTLWDLVNIIDEKYGQCFWIKVLDHDNKLRITAWVLVNGKKVNLPGFNEKLNNGDKILFSTPLLVGG
- a CDS encoding diguanylate cyclase, which translates into the protein METGRQRRDLKGAIHLAECVCESVKELNIKHPHSSWNRLTVSCGVACMYPNNSQDTQMALITSADMALYEAKRAGGNKYMWAKSQNGQRILINTKN
- a CDS encoding rubrerythrin, translated to MPDFGNPFSGLAAGRKLTDQELVRSIRFMVAAEYEAVQLYMQLAESTDNKLAQEVLKDIADEERVHAGEFLRLLYELSPDETKLYEQGAAEVEELIEGMKKS
- a CDS encoding aldehyde ferredoxin oxidoreductase, with the translated sequence MTNKWFGWSGTILEVDLTSQTVSKKELPQYLAFNYLGQSGINARLLYEMVPPGINPYDPKAPLIFGVGPLAGTLAPCSGRFTVTFKSPLTGIFGDSNCGGHWGPELKLAGYDHIVITGKADHPVYLWIDNDRVEIKDARHLWGKNTWETDDIIKQEIAQNSAQVACIGPAGENLVRFAAIICNHARAAARCGPGAVMGAKNLKGIAVRGDRGVRVATPAAFKEAVDEAVDAILKDPLYEVASTFGTTAITGLAQLLGFLPTRNFQASTFDGAENLRGETIMEKRVIKNKGCYNCPVSCSRFCQVNEGHYAGTAGEGPEYESVTAFGSKCGNDNLDAVLHANMLCNQLGLDTISTGNTIAWAMECYEKGILSRENLDGELKWGDHGAIVELINKIAFRQGAVNLLAEGAPIASKNVGGEEFVVHSKGMDYPAVDIRGTKGMALSFAVSPRGGDHLKGLPLYEVAPDVYAGDIKEEVGIEITPEYSQQYATKARLMYWHENWHCVVDSLGLCKLEGIALKPLLPRHFTKLLSTATGWNLTPEELEQAGERIWNLERLFIMREGITKEDDLPPRRLLEEPISSGPAQGMKLDRKKYEEMLAEYYSLRGWDENGIPKPEKLRALNLEVPAGTRG